The Elaeis guineensis isolate ETL-2024a chromosome 3, EG11, whole genome shotgun sequence region TTATCGTTAAAGATGCATACGTGGAAATGAGgtattaaatttaataaaaataattaaaatatttgatttttatgtTTCTCTCTCTCTACAAATTGGAAAGTGTGCATAtttgatagaaaaaattaaaagattatactaaaattgaaaattccaaaaaaatgtaAGATATTTTAGGTAAgtaatctttttttaaaaaatcttaatttttagtcAATGGAAAAGTGACTTTCTTATATCCCATATGAGTTTTTCTTTCTGATAAAAGATGCATTTGGTTtgcgaagaaaagagaaaaaatgtgattaaaagaaaaatagagaaagccCTCGTATTTGATTTGAGTTTTCAAAGGATAAAGATCAGAAAGTAGCATTCCTACGAGAATATGATTTTCACATTTTATAGCAAACAAAATTCATGAGGGATATGAAAAGTTTAATTCCTAGATGCTGGAAATTGAGATAATCTTTTTTTTCCAAATATAtccttaaatttttaaatataatcaataagatctttatttttattaaagaagatattttatataatttttttacaaaattagaTATCTAATTAAACATAAACCACTTTGAAATATACCACTTTTCCATGACTAATCaaacatgaaaaaatttatttttttcgatATCATATATCTAGACATGAGCTTCCCAAAAAAATATTCTAATGAGAAAAATTCTTTCTATGAATCAAATGAGTCTGAAATatgaaaatcttatttttatgaaaaagccacttttcttttaaaactctactcaaatataagttatttctatattttttttgcacATACTTTCCCTTCTCTTTCTACAAATCAAATGAGTCTTGAATATATTTGTGAGAATCttatctttataaaaaaaaaaaaaaagctaacttcttatatctttttttttgaaaactttaACCAAATATatgatatttcttttttttttggtggttcaCACTTTAAtacttttcctcctcttttttccataaatcaaacaaatccttaaaaaatatatttgtgataatcttatttttataaaaaaaattattttgtatgtctCTTTTgtcgaaatatttttttcttgtcttttagGGAATCAAGCAAAGTCTTTGAGGATACTAGCAAGGTATATTAGATGAAGCCACGGTACATACCCAAAGTATGTCTTTTttgtatctaaaaaaatatagtatgtctttttttttaagagttaattacttaaataattttatatatttttaaaaaattttaattttaatataatttttaaatttttctatcaaatATGCATACTATCTAAATTATTGTAATGTTGGCCTGCATTCAACCGATGATAAAATTTACTGTTAAAGATGCATATCCAAAAATAAGGtgttaaatttaataaaaataattgaaatattCAATTTTTATGTTCCTTCCTCTCTCCGACATCATGGATTTTCGGATCTACGGCGGCTCTCCGATGATCCTGTCCGCTCTGCTCTTTTGGAGGATTTTTCGATTAGAAACCCGATGACTTCCTCCCTTGCACCCAATCTCACCATGCCTGACCGGAggtgagagagatgagaaaaatccCAACATCCGGTTCTCCTCCACCATCCAATTCGATCTAAATCTCAGTTCGTGATGGCGCTCCACCGTCAGAACCTCTCCCCCTGCGAAGAGTACGTCGATGATTGGCCTGGCGACAACTCCTCGTGCTACTTCTGGTTATACAATGTCTTGTGCAACACTACCCCCATGTCGTCCAGCAATGCTGTCCCCATCGATACCATCGATCATGACTACGATCGCCACCTCTCCAACGTCCTCATCATCGTCATCTCCATTGCCGCTGCGGTCTTCTTTGTCTCCGTCATCACCTGCTGCGCCTACGCCGTCTTCTGTGTGCTGGCACTGGTGCCGGCGCCACCCCCTCCacccctgttgcggccaatcgcctcgtcacccgatcgtcggggagcgtgcacctgcaaaaatgagaagtccgcactgatcggaggcagctccggcggggaccctccgacggtcaagtcagagaggtgactgggcaacagtgaaatgaagacagagagctcgatcgagggagagagggagagaggagagagcgagcctgtggtttcgaagtcgagaagtgggaGTGATCGagtggatcccttgcactgttgccttccccagtttatatagtggagcacggtatggcgccgtcattaatggcgcagacaagtgaggaactgtcaactcactgtagactgtcagagtcgccgtgaaagtgtcatgtcgccgtgtggccgtcaaatcaccagggttgacaatgcccccggcgggacaatgcccctaggtagtcgcgccgcatgttgctgtcagaattgacaaggtctggcggctgtacggcgattggaggagtcgaccgatctTAAGTCGGTGGCCAGCCGAGTGGCATCGGGATCCTCCGCTGGTCGGCGAgctttacgtgagtcggccatcagacctctgggttcagtcggttgagaaaggtgcgcccgacatatcctcagtcggtcggtccggccgtcagtcggtcggtccgctcgaccgttggtcggtcggtcggtccttccggcagtcggtcggtcggtcccttcgatcgtaagtcggtcggtcggttcctccggccatcggtcggtcggtcggtcggggggtattctccaacagttgcccccctccactcctgagtcggacggtgagctggcgactaggagtggattcgtcgtatgcaaagatccgaccgtaccgccggttgaTACGGTGTCGGGCGTCTCATAAATGCCGAGCGATTTACTGGCGTccgacgtctagtcggtgtcagacgtctcgtcccatcgaCGTCAGGTGTCATGTCGTCGTCGGACGCCCCGCCATGTTGGATGTCCCGctggtgtcagcgataaaaccgGCACCAGGTGTcccgtcccatcgggaaggggaaccgtcattcccgccgtcccttcggggACACCAAACATCGCGTCCCTCGCGCCACGTGGCGTGCGGCCATTGGTTCATGTTaggtggagcggatggaggtgacgtggcgcaatctgaaggagggtgcgtcgaaccgtcggaccgtcgGACGGCCCTGATGACGCCACGCGGTAAAATCTGGGGAGCCTTCGTTGGCcgcgccttcatctcgaccgttggggggcactatatatacaaagttacccccacatggttttttaccctcctcatttttacagtcgagactctgcccgcgtgAGTTTTCCTTCCAGGTACTCTCTCGCTCCGCTCCTTGTTTGcagctctttcttttccttccaagGGCTGCCATTGTCttccccaccttcttcttcttcctcctggcCATTTGTTCTGAATCCATGGCCaggacgtccccacgaggtagtcggtcgggagagccgaccgaagacactcggtcgtccccggaggtggaggtttcttcactttcggggccgaacgtcgatcggctccgggagcagtaccgcATCCTGGAGCAGTtccggctgttcgcccctggcgccgatggtcgggttaatagcccgcccgagggtcaggtggccttctatctggaggatctctgggccggccttcgatttccggtttcggagttcgtccggaacatttttgactattacgggctatgcccggCATAACTTGCGTCGAACTCGAttcggctgatagtcagttttgcccttttgtgtcggcttttgccgaccgaacctcggatctctcttTTTCGAgtattcttcgtcctccgaccccaccctaaagcccgagggtggtggtacttcgtccctcggaaagggctctctttcattactgATCTTCCaacgtccattcacggatggaagaatcagttcttcttCGCATCGTCTTCTGCTTCCTGGGGGTTTTCCGTCCGctgggggaatccccgaaccgagccaaatgagaacagtcgggtggaggccgatgatcgggaggacttccatcgattaaaggacatctcggtgccgaagcagagcgagttcgtcaccgagcaggtcttgtacgacgccggccttagtccggtcccccgtttaggtcggtttttTATTTTTCCGAccgctctttttctcttttttctcttcctcttcgGCACTGACCATTCATTGTCTTTTTCAGATATGCCACCGAGGACACAACTGATGGCGGCCGACATACGCCAGCAtgccgtgaggaagaggccggcgcaaggcGTCGGGCCGTCGCAGCCTCTCAAGAGGCCCCGTGCGCCTCCGCCGAGCGAACCAGCCGGGTCGGAGGCAGAACCGGTGATCGCACTGTCTgcgccgacagtgctcgtcgatgtcccgtccgagggactgTCGGCTGAGGGCGCGGCCTCACCAGGCAGACGGGCTGCTGAGTCTGCTGATGGCGCGCCGACCGCCCAGCAGGCTACAGAGGTTCGGGAGGAGGTCCGCGAACTCGAACGACCGACGTACGCTGCCGCCGCACCGTCGGTCGAGACCCGGTCGGGGTCGAGCTTGCCGTCGATTTCCGATGCCAGGGCCTGGGAAACCAGCCGAGGCAAGGCCCCCATGGTGTCGGGCGACGAAGGTCGGTCggctggcggagggtcggccgactTTCCTCTTCCCGAAGGTGCATCGGGTCTGGCcgaccacgacttggccaggaagtTGTGCCAGGCTctcctccttcccgccgacatcAACGTGATGAAGAATCAGCATGTGTCCGACATGCTATCTTCgttctatccgatgatgatccaGGTAAGTTTCTCTTCCCTCCGACTTTAAATACAGTTTCTCATAAACTTGCTTTCTCATCGGTCGGTTTCAtcttgtgcagctggtcttcaatatctcagagctggaggccggatatcggaagttCGGCGAGATGCGTGCGGCGTGGAGGGACAAAGTCGGAGCCCTCGAAGCCGACAAAGCCATCCTCATCGATCAGCTGCAGCAGTCGGTGGaccgggagaaccgactcgagggggaggtctcccaacTTTTCGAGGAGAACTCCCGACTCAAGGGGGCCTTGGCGTCGTTGGAGTCGGAGCTCCAGTCGGCCAAGGACGATGCAAggaagaagtcccggaccatccgtcggctccgacacgagcgagaTGACATCGACAAAGAGCTGGAGGCGGACCGCGAGCAACTCCGAGCGAGTCTCGggaatctcgccaaggccgaagaaggtCTGTCCGTTGCTCAGGCCGATGCGGACATCGCGAGGGGCGAGgccgagtcggcgaaggaggctctGAGTCGGGCCATTGAAGTCTTCCGGGACTCGGAGGAGTACCGCAaagaacttctggagagcggctatctctcgtaccaagtcgggtacgaggatgctcgggaagccgttcggGGCTGGTACCCGAGACTAGATCTCAGCGGCGTAGTTCTgctggagtcggaggccccagctgcggaggagacggccggaccAGCGTCGGAAGGTCTCTCCACCAGGGCGAAAGCCGAAGATGTCGCAGAGCCGGTTGCCGAAGATCAGTCGGCCCCGACTGCAGAAGTCGGAGCTGATCCGTCGACCAACTCCCATCATCGTCCAGTGGAGGACGTTGATTCCGACGATTAGTCGGTTTTGTTCTGTTTTATGTTTTTGCTTCgacttgtaatcgggctccggCCTTCCTTTGTAAACCTCATTTTGATTCTTCAATGAAATGAAAGCTTTTGGACTTAGCTTTTTCTCCGTTTATTTTTCTTCGTTCGTTGTAGAATATCTTTGTAAGTCATTAACACACATAGGTTGGTGAAGACGTccggcaactcgtgccgccacgGACGTAGAGTACgtcccgactttgggtcggcttcTGATAGTCAAAGTCGTCAGTCGGGCACAtccgttgagtcgggagccgaccgaacctggtaaaggttcggtagtcgggcttctatagacgcgttcagtcgaatgtcgtccggcgcagtgtcgggggaacgacAATAAGTCAGATCCCCCTGCTCTTGCGTCGGATATTCGTTCTGTATCTTTCGACACACGGTAGCAAGCTGAATGTCGTCCAGCCGgtcgtaggtcggtcggcaagtcgtggatgcgactaagatcgtgttgtgcgatagacggtggtaagccgaatatccctcgaccggccgtagcctggtcggaagtcgcgacgacagtcgcgtgggcttttcgcctctctttggtcggggcccgatcggcttgtCGGCCGATGGTTTGGctcgaaaattcgaccgtagaaggagtattaaCTCCTGTCCATAAGggttcatcggtccttgtaagggtccgatgcatcgtcgaaggagtgtcaactcccgtcaatgtaGATAAGTCGGTCCTCGCAGGAGTCCGATGGATCACCGGCGATAAGGCCGTTGGTTCCAAGAGGACACTAAGTCCACATCGTCACgtcggggcttgaccttgatgagcaccgatcattagtcgaagagttaaaactccgagctttcaaactgaatttgtattccgactattgaattacaaaattcactggcaatacagcttcaagttgtcggcgttccaagttcggagaatgggtttcccttcaagggtctccagtcggtaggctctcggtccgtaggtgtctgctaccttgtagggtccttcccaattgggagccagcttcccttggtccaagggcttcgacactcctgccttcctcaagaccaagtcgccaggcttgaaaagcttcggtctgaccttggcgttgtaataccgagcgaccctctgtcggtacgaagccatgcgaatttgggcCTCGTCCCGTAGTTCGGGgcggaggtctaggtcggccctccgactctcgaaattatccggctcttggtaccgctcgacccttgaagatggcaggccaatctcgagcgggatcatggcctccgtcccataggccaaactgaaaggcgactccccgatcggaatgcggggggtcgttcggtaagcccacagaacggagcccagctcgtcgacccagagacctttggcttcgtttagtcgggtcttgagttcgtggagcaaggttcggttggtcacctcgacctcgccgttggactgggggtgcccgaccgaagtcagtcggtgcctgatgtggaacctgatgcagaagtctctgaagtcctggttgtcgaattgccgtccgttgtcggtgatgatggtgtgcggcaacccgaacctgaagatgatggacttctggataaagtcctccatcttccgctcggtgatctgcgccaatggttcggcctctacccacttggtgaagtagtcgatggcgacaacgaggaacttcctctggcccgatgTCGGTGGAAAAggatcgagaatgtcgaccccccactgggcaaagggccacggagcgacaataggagcaatttggctggtcggttggtgttgaatgttggcgtacttttgacatggctcgcacctccggaccaactcgactgcatccctcttcatggtaggccagtaataaccttgtcgcaggaccttgtaggccagggacttgccccccaagtggttcccgcaaattccttcgtgaacctctcggagagcgtagtcggcgtcggtcggtcccaaacacctaagtaggggaagggagaacgacctcttgtagagtcggccgtccatgatgacatattgcgaggccgaccatcggagtcgcttggcctccgtgggatcttcgggactgatcccgtcggtcaggtaccggacgatcgggtccatccaacttggttcggacgttagctgctgtacttcttcgacccgatcgatgctcggctgctggaggttctccacgaacgtccgacccaaagagtcgtaggccgacgttgccaatctggagagtgcgtcggcacgggcgttctccgacctagggatgtgagaaatttcgaaatacttgaggtgcgccacgaggtccttcactttctgaaggtacttgatcatggtcggatctcgcgcctcgaattcgcccttgacctgtcctacgatcagctgagagtcggagaatgcccggaggctgtcgatgcctagctccttcgccatcctcaagccagcgaggagtgcctcgtattcggcttgattgttggaggccttgaagtcgaaccggagggcgtactcggtgaccaccccatccgaattcgtgaggaggagcccggccccgcttccctgagcgtttgaggctccgtcgatgtggagtacccaggtggagatcgggtctggctcagagaccgcatctcgtcctgggtcttcagctcccgacccttggtcggttgtcgggcattcgacgatgaagttggccaagacctgagctttcagggcaggccttggtcggtactgaatgtcgaactcgctaagcttcatcgcccacttcgcgagtcatccagatgtgtcgggtcggcgcagtattgccctcaggggctggttggtgagcaccactatagCGTGGgcttggaagtatgggcggagccattgcgcggagacggtcagggcgaaaatcatcttttccgtctccgagtatctggcctcggcaccgtggagcaccttgctggtgagtagataggctgatgggttcggcactcattttctcggacgagcaccgaactgatcgcctcaggagatgtggccaagtagagatacaaggtttccccgacctgcggctttacgagcagcggcagggaagccaagtactttttcaggtcttcgaaggcctgttggcactcatccgaccaagaaaaaccattcGCGTGGCgcagagttttgaagaacgggaggcacctttcagctgatcgagagatgaatcggctaagagcgacaattctttcgttcagctgttggacctccttcttggtgttcggatgacgcatgtcaaggattgcctttattttctcagggttggcctcaatccctctatgagaaatgaggaatccgaggaacttctctgaggtcaccccaaaagcacacttggtcgggttgagcttcattcggtgtcgtcgaagggtgcgaaaggtctcctcgagatcctgaacatggtctgggatctgcgtgcttttcaccagcatgtcgtccacgtataccttcATGTTGCGCccaatctggtctttgaagaccttattgacgagtcgctggtaggtggcgccggtgttcttcagtccgaagggcatcacccaatAACAGTAGAGttccttgggagtcacgaacgcggtgtgctcctcgtcttcaggcgccatccggatctggttgtacccggcgaaggcgtccatgaagctgagcagtcgaaattcggacgtcgcatccaccagctggtcgatcttgggaagcgggaagctatcttttgggcaggctcgattgaggtcggtgtagtcgatgcagattctccactttccgttggcttttttgaccatgacaacattggcgagccaatcgggatacgtggattctcggatgaagcctgcctcgagtagcttgtccacttcttcgtcgatggccctctgcctttctggagcgaaggatcttttcttctgcctcaccggcctcatcgtcgggtcgatgttgagtcggtgggttattatttctgggggatgcccgacatatctgctgtcaaccaagcaaatacgtcggcattggccgtcagcagctccgtcagtcggcgtcgttcggtgtcgggcaattgagacccgacccaaactttcctgtcgggattttctcctattgggatcgcctcgagctgctcgaccggcgaacctcgttcttcctcctcccgttggtccagcttgtcgatcgtcagagaACCCCTCAACtcatcgctttgagcggagatttggaagcatcgtcgggcgagctgttgatccccgcgcatctctccgattctatttttggtcggaaaccgaacaaggagatggtacgtcgagacgattgccctgagggcgttcaattcgggccgtccgagtatggcgttgtaggccgaaggaacttggacgaccgcgaaagttaggtggaccgtactttgccgtggttcggtgccggccatcacgggcagggtgatttcttcCTCTGTCATGacggcgtctccggcaaagccgatcaggggcatggagaccctcttaagtcggtcagttgacagttgcattcgggagaaggtcgagtaaaacaaaatatttgtcgaacttccattatcaacaaaaatttgttttacatcgtaatttgctattgtcgccgacacaacaacagcatcgtcgtggggagtttggacgctccgaacgtcgtcttccgtaaaggtgattacgtcgtccgggcgcggctttttcgtcagCTCCCCCCcgtagacgtccccgggcccagccgcttggagatcatgttgatgactccagccgtcggctggttgttcgccgcttcttcagtcggctggggtcgtcgatcggcaactggttgggtcgacggacccttccgaaatttgtcgagatacccccggcggatgagagcctcgatctcatccttcagctggatgcaccgctcggtgtcgtggccgtgacttcgatgaaatcgacagtacttccgacggcCGAGGCCTttcgccttcagaggcggaggccatcgtaggtattcctccccctcgatctccattaggatctacgcacgaggagcggagagaggagtgtaggagccatacctggggcgtgccggcctcggagtctgttgccggggcgacttttggattcgtcggggtggcgaggcccgactatcggtcgggggcctactTGGTTCggtgggctcccgaccttttctccacTTCTCTTTCGGTCCTCTttggccaagcgtcggtcggacgcccttcgtccgcgcgcatatacttgtatgcgcgctccagtagctcggcatatgtccgggggagggtcttgtctagagaataggtgaatcgggatgccctcaggcccccttcatggctgagacagccatgtcttcgttgaggtcccggacctcaagcgtggccgcgttgaatcgcaccacgaagtgtcggagcatctcattttcttcctgcttgagggagaaaaggctgtccgacgtttgcggcggctttcggctggtgctgaaatgggccacgaacgagtgctcgagctgcccgaaggagtggatacttcccgatcggagatcggagtaccagaCCCTAGCAGCCTTgcagagtgtggcggggaagccgatgcaaaaaagagcgtcggttgccccttggatcatcatgagagctttatagctctcgaggtggtcgactgggtcggtggagccgtcgtatggctccatgtgcggcattttgaaccgactgggaatcggctcgtcgaggaccagtcgggagagaggttgggcggtctggaagtcgacgtcgttcgaagacttctggccgtctaTCTGCAACTGGACGAGttggcggtcgatttcctcgaaccggcgctcgtagtcgtccgctcgtcgatgctgggagaccccaggagtggagtctccgaaagattctgagagggaggccgacggcgtgcgcggccgtttctccttccttgcccgttccaacggggaaggagaggaccGCTGGgatcgtcggtcgtcgcgccatggtcgtccctcctcttctccgtgggagcgctgttgggggcgctcgcatggaggcgacagggatcggcgcggtcgtcggcggctgctcttggagggcatcggtcgggccgccggttgctgctggagacttttgactg contains the following coding sequences:
- the LOC140856676 gene encoding uncharacterized protein, which codes for MPPRTQLMAADIRQHAVRKRPAQGVGPSQPLKRPRAPPPSEPAGSEAEPVIALSAPTVLVDVPSEGLSAEGAASPGRRAAESADGAPTAQQATEVREEVRELERPTYAAAAPSVETRSGSSLPSISDARAWETSRGKAPMVSGDEGRSAGGGSADFPLPEGASGLADHDLARKLCQALLLPADINVMKNQHVSDMLSSFYPMMIQLVFNISELEAGYRKFGEMRAAWRDKVGALEADKAILIDQLQQSVDRENRLEGEVSQLFEENSRLKGALASLESELQSAKDDARKKSRTIRRLRHERDDIDKELEADREQLRASLGNLAKAEEGLSVAQADADIARGEAESAKEALSRAIEVFRDSEEYRKELLESGYLSYQVGYEDAREAVRGWYPRLDLSGVVLLESEAPAAEETAGPASEGLSTRAKAEDVAEPVAEDQSAPTAEVGADPSTNSHHRPVEDVDSDD